The sequence ATGAGGGACGCGTTCCCGGTGCCGCCCGACTGAACAGACAAACCCGGCGCGGCCCGGCCTACATCCGCCACTTCGACAATCTGGCGTTCAAGCAGGGCGGTCGGATCAAGCGCCGTGACGGCCACGGGAACTGTTTGAAGATTCTCCGAAGTCCGGCGCGCCGTCACGATGATATCGCGCACCGCGTTATTGTCGCCGCCACTGGAGCTTTGCTCGACCGCTTCTGCCGCCTGGCTTATAGCAACACCGCACGCGCTCCACGCGGCGCCGGTCATAAGGATTACCCGGAATATCTTACCCATTTCATCCCCTCCTGTGGTGACTATATTTAATTTATGACGACCTGTTTCTATTTATTGACCGAAATGATATATTTTTATCTTATTATATTTTCAGATAATATTTTATCTTGGCACGATCCGTAGATACTGATTGGGCAAGCATATACTGATTGCCCAGACCAGCTACTCCCTGATCGCTCAATCTGCGGGACGAAGCACATATCGTCGGATAGGTACCATCCCTCGGGCTGGCCAGACGCCCATGCGGGCATATTCAATACCCACACGCCTAATCCCGCCGCAGCGGCTCCATGGGCACCAGAACCAGATGATCGGCGGGCGCGCCAGGCCCCGCGATGACCAGACAATGCCGCAGCGTCCTTCGGTGGAAGAAACGCGTCAGGGCGATATCATCGGCTGGCTTGCTCTTTTCGATGAAGCGCATCAATGCGGCCTCACCCTCGACCGGATCGGCATAGGCTGTACCGAGCAGCGCCTCGATATCCTTGCCATCCTCGTCCCGCAGCCAGTCCCGATAGCGCAGCTGATCCCGGAGATAGTGCGGTATGGATGCGAGAATGTTACGTTGCCAACCCTGTAACGATCCGCTTTCCGGCAGGCGCTCGATTTCCGCCTGCAATTTCTGGAGCGCCAGATCGTTCTGGTCGATGGCGGCGGGCGGCGGGAGCGCGATGTCATCGAGCGTCATGCCCAATATCTCGGCCAAAGCCTCCATGCAGCGCCGTCCGATCATCGGAACCTGCACCGCCGCCTCGACCCAGTCGCCGCCGCGTCCCGTTTCATGAAGCCCGAACAGGGGACCATAAATGGCTTCGGCCAGGAAAGAGACGGTGTGATAAGCGATTGCGTCATAATCGAGCGGCACGCCGATCGCGCGTTCATAGTGATGGAACAATGCGGCGACGTCGCCCATATTCTCGATCGGATGGCGTCCCCGGAAGCAGGCGAGATCGCGCATGGGATCGCCCAGATGACCGATTTCCACATCCAATATGCCGGTGACCTGGGCGCCGTCCGAAAGGAACTGGCCGCAATCGCCCGTGACGAAGGAAATGGATTCCCGATGCCGGGGATAATTACGGCGCAGCCAGCCTGCGCAAAATTCCAGC is a genomic window of Sphingobium sp. TKS containing:
- a CDS encoding phosphotransferase gives rise to the protein MAQTEADQDQAESREQLSRWLEDVLGCSEVMLEKQRRWRPVWRASVQQNGVKRDFLLKGDRTWPTHPYPLDYEMRMQRALHENGVPIPAILGMCDQPNTIVMEWIEGGRDPGLVQQAIESASVMTDDRWAASLRYMEILADIHRLPSRPFVEGGAHLPQGPREIALHNFERFHAMTAEQGITDPLLEFCAGWLRRNYPRHRESISFVTGDCGQFLSDGAQVTGILDVEIGHLGDPMRDLACFRGRHPIENMGDVAALFHHYERAIGVPLDYDAIAYHTVSFLAEAIYGPLFGLHETGRGGDWVEAAVQVPMIGRRCMEALAEILGMTLDDIALPPPAAIDQNDLALQKLQAEIERLPESGSLQGWQRNILASIPHYLRDQLRYRDWLRDEDGKDIEALLGTAYADPVEGEAALMRFIEKSKPADDIALTRFFHRRTLRHCLVIAGPGAPADHLVLVPMEPLRRD